acgctcgCTCGCTCGGTCTCACCTTCTTCAGCAggtctctgacacacacacacacacacacacacacacacacacacacacacagacacgctcgctcgctcgctctcaccTTCTTCAGCAGGTCTCTGGCGTCGGCGGTCAGGTAGGGGGGGAGGGTCAGTTTGCACTTCAGGATTTTGTCGATGACCTTCTTCCTGTTATCCGCAGTGAAGggaggctgagagagagagagagagggagagagggagagagggagggagagggagagacagagaggaaaggAAAGGCAGAGAGataggagagaaagaaagaacacaGTCACAGTTGTAAAATCAAAATTGAATAAGCGGCTCTAGATGCATGTGAAAATGTGAGAGAGGCACAGACAgcgctgacagacagacagacagagctgtgtgacagacagacagacagacagacagacaatgtgtgtgacagacagacagcactgtgtgacagacagacagatacagacagcgctgtgtgacagacagacagacagacagacagacagcatgtgTGACAGACAGCgctgtgtgacagacagacagacagacacagacagtgtgtgtgacacagacagacagacagacagcgctctgtgacagacagacagacagacagacagacagacagacagacagatacagacagtgAGGGGTTCTCTCTCTCACCGATCCCGTTAGCATGTCATACATCAGCGCCCCCAGACTCCACCAGTCCACACCCCGGTTGTGTCCGCTGCGGGTCAGAATCTCAGGAGCCCTGCggtccaaacacacacagagtcatcaaacacacacagagtcatcaaacacacacagagtcatcaaacacacacagagtcaaacgcacacagagtcatcaaacacacacagagtcatcaaacgcacacagagtcaaacacacacagagtcatcaaacacacacagagtcatcaaacacacacagagtcaaacacacacagagtcatcaaacacacacagagtcatcaaacacacacagagtcatcaaacgcacacagagtcatcaaacacacacagagtcatcaaacacacacagagtcaaacacacacagagtcatcaaacacacacacagtcatcaaacacacacagagtcatcaaacacacacagagtcatcaaacacacacagagtcatcaaacgcacacagagtcaaacacacacagagtcatcaaacacacacagagtcatcaaacacacacagagtcaaacacacacagagtcatcaaacacacacagagtcatcaaacgcacacagagtcatcaaacacacacagagtcatcaaacacacacagagtcatcaaacacacacagagtcaaacacacacagagtcatcaaacacacacagagtcatcaaacacacacagagtcatcaaacacacacagagtcatcaaacgcacacagagtcatcaaacacacacagagtcaaacacagagtcaaacacacagagtcatcaaacgcacacagagtcaaacacacacagagtcatcaaacacacacagagtcatcaaacacacagagtcaaacacacacagagtcatcaaacacacacagagtcatcaaacacacacagagtcatcaaacacacacagagtcaaacacacacagagtcatcaaacacacacagagtcaaacacacacagagtcatcaaacacacacagagtcatcaaacacacacagagtcatcaaacacacacagagtcaaacacacacagagtcatcaaacacacacagagtcaaacacacacagagtcatcaaacacacacagagtcatcaaacacacacagagtcatcaaacacacacagagtcatcaaacgcacacagagtcaaacacagagtcaaacacacacagagtcatcaaacacacacagagtcatcaaacacacacagagtcatcaaacgCACACAGAGTCAAACgcacacagagtcatcaaacacacacagagtcatcaaacacacacagagtcatcaaacgcacacagagtcaaacacagagtcaaacacacacagagtcatcaaacacacAGAGTCAAACGCACGCagagtcatcaaacacacacagagtcatcaaacacacagagtcatcaaacacacacagagtcatcaaacgcacacagagtcaaacacacacagagtcatcaaacacacacagagtcatcaaacacacacagagtcatcaaacgcacacagagtcaaacacagagtcaaacacacacagagtcatcaaacgCACAGAGTCAAACGCACGCagagtcaaacacacacagagtcatcaaacacacacagaggcattGTACTGGATCTCAGGAGGGTTCAAACACTCACAGTCAAACgcacacagagtcatcaaacacacacagagtcatcaaacgcacacagagtcatcaaacgCACACAGAGTCATTGTACTGGATCTCAGGAGTGTTCAAACACACACAGTCATCAAATGCACACAGAGTcagtcccctcccctcctcacatgTATTCGATGGTCCCACAGAAGGTGTGTGTGACTGTGCCGTCGTGAATAGACTCTTTGCACAGCCCGAAATCCGTCAGCTTGATATGTCCTGAAAAACAGAACAAGATTCACACAcccctccatctctctccatctctctccatctctctctccatctatctctccatctccctccatctctctccatctctctccctctccctctccctctctctccatctctctctctctctccatctctctccatctctctctctgagatgggaatcagacttccacagcagtgtcacccagtccaggttttactgctaccagcttgatcagccccagtgtgtctagctaacaagctcaggtgtgtcttattattaaactcctagtgaaaccaggactggatcacactgctgtgcagcgggagtctgattcccagccctgtcgATAGACATTGGTTGatggaggtttgtagctgattttatagtgaagagagctacaggatattggtggggactgtgggatatttagacagagagatcagggctgggaatcagactcctatcgcacagcagtgtcacccagtccaggttttactaccagcttgatcagcccccagtatgtctagctaacaagctcaggtgtgtcttattattaaactcctagtgaaaccaggaccggatcacactgctgtgcagcgggagtctgattcccagccctgtataGTATTGCAAACTGAACCACAGCCCAGAGCTCTCTATCCAGACAGACGCCCCCTTATAGTCATGGAATCCGAAATTTCTCCGTAACTTCGGCTCAATAAAGTTAATAATAAGTTTCATGACAACGGGCTCAGCGGTTCTCCGTATAAAGAGAAGACGTGTAAAATATACTCTGTGGAAACTGGCGCCATGTTGGCTCCAAGCAGAGCCGAGCATCTCATGCAAACCTATGGGGagcagagccaagatggccgccggaAGGGGACGCAGTTTCCTACCAGGTGAAAGGCCGCCCCCTACTGTTCAATGGGAGAAGCGCGGCGCCCCGCGTGCTCTGGGGTTACCTTGCTGGTCCAGCATGATGTTTTCTGGTTTCAGGTCTCTGTAGAGGATCCCATTCGAATGCAGGTGGCCCAGAGCCAGTGTGATCTCAGCCAGGTAAAAACTACaagcaaaggaaaaaaataaataaaaaaaatatttatatatatatatgaaccaaccatctgcttaaaaaaaacacacacacacaaaccatcacatagacatacacacacacacagacacatacacagacacacagacagacacacagacagacagacacacacacagacacagacacacacacacagacagacacacacacacacacacagacacactgacagagaaacacacacacagaaacacacacacagagacagacacacacacacacacacagacacacacacacagacacacactgacagagacacacacagacacacacacacagacagacacacacactgacagagacacacacacagacacacagacacacacactgacagagaaacacacacagacacacacacacagacacacacactgacagagaaacacacacacacagaaacacacacacacacagacacacacagacacacaaacacacagagaaacacacacagacacaaacacacacacacacagagacacacacacacacacagacacacacacacacacgttcctATTTTCTCGTCTCACCTGGCCGTGTCTTCCATGAAGATTCCTTCTCGTTCCAGCTGCATGAACAGCTCGCCACCTAGAGGAGGAGCGGAGGTATTGCAACATCAGCGCTACTGAAACTgaaagagaccgagtcaagcagaccagctctagttcggggctctagtgccttcatcagcgtgattgaaactaaactgagtcaagcagaccagctctagtttggggctctagtgccttcatcagcgtgattgaaactaaactgagtcaagcagaccagctctagtttggggctctagtgccttcatcagcgtgattgaaactaaactgagtccagcagaccagctctagttcggggctctagtgccttcatcagcgtgattgaaactaaactgagtccagcagaccagctctagtttggggctccaGCGCCTTCATGATCATTATTATTGAGGTGAACGCGAGTCCAGCAGCCCCGCGTCGCTCCCTGCTCACCGATCAGGCACTCCAGGATCAGGTAGAGCTTCCCTCCCGTCTGAAAGGCGTACTTCAGGTCCACGATGAAGGGGTGCTTCACCGCCTCCAGAATGTTCCGCTCTGCTTTCGTGTGCGCCGTGTCCTTGGCGTTGCACACGATCTTCGCCTGCGAGAAAATGAAcgaacaacaataataataatcatcatcctcatcatcatcatcatcatcatcctcatcatcatcatcgtcatcatcaccaTCGTCATCATCACTTTCAAATTTCATTTTCTACATCTTTGTGATGTTGTCTCCAATAATTCAGAGCGCTTATCATTatttaaggtaatgaaatactgactccctgtgctttaccacacctctcagtgctttacaatgcttccctatgctttaccagacctctctgtgttttacaatgcttccctatgctttaccagacctctctgtgctttacaatgcttccctatgctttaccagacctctctgtgctttacaatgcttccctatgctttaccagacctctctgtgctttacaacgcttccctatgctttaccagacctctctgtgctttacaatgcttccctatgctttaccacacctctctgtgctttacaatgcttccctatgctttaccacacctctctgtgctttacaatgcttccctgtgctttaccagacctctctgtgctttacaatgcttccctgtgctttaccagacctctctgtgctttacaatgcttccctatgctttaccagacctctctgtgctttacaatgcttccctatgctttaccagacctctctgtgctttacaatgcttccctatgctttaccacacctctctgtgctttacaatgcttccctatgctttaccagacctctctgtgctttacaatgcttccctatgctttaccacacctctctgtgctttacaatgcttccctatgctttaccacacctctctgtgctttacaatgcttccctatgctttaccagacctctctgtgctttacaatgcttccctatgctttaccacacctctctgtgctttacaatgcttccctgtgctgtgctgtgctgtgctgtgctgtgctgtgctgtgctgggtttgTTTACATGAACGGCATGAATTACCTTTCGCAGAACTTTCATTGCAAAGATTTTGCCAGTATTTGCACCCTGAACTTTTCTCACTTGGAAAACCTGAGAAAGACAAGATagtgcgttattattattattactactatcattattattagtagtagtattattacagcgatggccaaaagaCATCAGGaagcccccccccctctccctcaccctcccGTACCCCCCCCTCACCTTGCCGTACCCCCCTTTCCCCAGGACCCTCAGCAGCTCAAAGCACTCGGGTCCGATCCTCTCGGTGCCTCTGTTCACAATGTCAGAGGAGATCTCGATCTCCTTACAGTCTCCAGACCTGAAACCAGACAGAGAGCCAGTCAGAGACATCACCCCCCCAAacacgagagagacacacacacagtgacatcacccccccccccgaaacacgagagagacacacacacagtgacatcacCCCCCCCGAAAcacgagagagagacacacacacagtgacatcaccccccccccaaacacgagagagacacacacacagtgacatcacccattctgaaaagagtttagtttcattaaagctgcagacagacagacagacagacagacagacagacagacagacagacagacagagcctcacaatcctgttcagtttgacgctacaatataatcccttcttcttggtgtctgtgttagtttactacattctgaagagagtttagtttcattaaagctgcagacagacagacagacagacagacagacagacagacagacagacagacagacagacagagccccacaatcctgttcagtttgacgctacaatataatcccttcttcttggggtctgtgttagtttactacattctgaaaagagtttagtttcattaaacctgcagacagacagacagatagcccccacacagacagcctccacagacagacacacacacagacagacacacacagacagacacacacagagacagacagacagacatactgacacacacagacagacagacagacacacagacagacacacacacacagacagacagacagacacacagacagacacacacacacagacagacagacagacacacacacagacacacacaccccccccccccagattccGCTCCTCTCAATAACT
The Acipenser ruthenus unplaced genomic scaffold, fAciRut3.2 maternal haplotype, whole genome shotgun sequence DNA segment above includes these coding regions:
- the LOC117970725 gene encoding ribosomal protein S6 kinase beta-2-like, with translation MAGVFDFDLESEDLSDLEEVAGDEDEEFEFTGIEPDLSGDCKEIEISSDIVNRGTERIGPECFELLRVLGKGGYGKVFQVRKVQGANTGKIFAMKVLRKAKIVCNAKDTAHTKAERNILEAVKHPFIVDLKYAFQTGGKLYLILECLIGGELFMQLEREGIFMEDTASFYLAEITLALGHLHSNGILYRDLKPENIMLDQQGHIKLTDFGLCKESIHDGTVTHTFCGTIEYMAPEILTRSGHNRGVDWWSLGALMYDMLTGSPPFTADNRKKVIDKILKCKLTLPPYLTADARDLLKKLMKKSASQRLGAGLADCADVQKHPFFRHTNWDDLLARKVEPPYKPCLQSDEDVSQFDTRFTRQTPVDSPDDSALSHSADQVFEGFTYVAPSVLESLKEGSLFEPKIRSPRRLNSSPRTPISPLKFSLTEPFKPSGGESVEKMDTAPSSDSNASQPIRTPGRTKKQRGHKKNNN